A window of the Oryza brachyantha chromosome 5, ObraRS2, whole genome shotgun sequence genome harbors these coding sequences:
- the LOC102720520 gene encoding NDR1/HIN1-like protein 13, whose amino-acid sequence MADRVYPAAKPNPPPAMANGGGGGATGSFPAPKPQMYQRPIYRPQAPAKRRRGRSCRCSFCCCFCWALLVVILLALVAAVAGGAFYLIYRPHRPSFTVSSVKLAALNLSSSATAPVLTDSIQLTVTARNPNKKVVYVYDDFSFSAATAANAVPLGDAIAPGFTHEAGNTTVFTATIAANALSVDPTAAGSDIKKSGTFSVAIDAETRAGVKVGSLRTKKIGIQVHCEGIKVTPPPPPPKPVKGKNGTALDAAPSPATSDTTAATATVSTAAHSCKVRVRVKIWKWTF is encoded by the coding sequence aTGGCCGACCGCGTGTACCCAGCCGCGAAGCCCAACCCGCCGCCGGCAATGGCCAacgggggaggaggtggtgcgACGGGGTCGTTCCCGGCGCCCAAGCCGCAGATGTACCAGCGGCCCATCTACCGGCCGCAGGCGCCGGcgaagcggcggcgcgggcggtcGTGCCGGTgcagcttctgctgctgcttctgctgggCGCTGCTGGTCGTCATCCTgctcgcgctcgtcgccgccgtcgcggggGGCGCGTTCTACCTGATCTACCGCCCGCACCGCCCCAGCTTCACCGTGTCGTCGGTCAAGCTCGCCGCGCTCAACCTCTCGTCGTCGGCCACCGCGCCGGTGCTCACCGACTCCATCCAGCTCACCGTCACGGCCAGGAACCCCAACAAGAAGGTCGTCTACGTCTACGACGACTTCTCCTTctcggcggccaccgccgccaacgCCGTCCCGCTCGGCGACGCCATCGCGCCGGGGTTCACCCACGAGGCCGGCAACACCACCGTCTTCAccgccaccatcgccgccaACGCCCTCTCCGTcgaccccaccgccgccggctccgaCATCAAGAAGTCGGGCACCTTCTCCGTCGCCATCGACGCCGAGACGCGCGCCGGCGTCAAGGTTGGCAGCCTCAGGACCAAGAAGATCGGCATCCAGGTGCACTGCGAGGGCATCAAGGTgacgccgcccccgccgccgccgaagccggTGAAGGGCAAGAACGGCACAGCGCTGGACGcggcgccctcgccggcgacgtccgacacgacggcggcgaccgc